A window of the Thermodesulfovibrionales bacterium genome harbors these coding sequences:
- a CDS encoding tetratricopeptide repeat protein, translating into MRKRLIHFVLIAAIGFLAYSNTFHSPFQFDDKPHIINEPVIRDIKNFVSDRRGHDYNPRRFIGYLSLAINYHFGGVDVIGYHMVNLLIHICNALLLYFFVLLTFRTTSMEQLEGSPSPAPSLIALFSALFFVSHPLQTQAVTYIIQRFASLATFFYLLSIVMYIKGRLAMETQDGTEGRLFSGSCLLSYLIAIISAVCAMKTKEIAFTLPLVIVLYELIFFRSLVKKTVLFLLPVLMTLIIIPISVLHSDRPLGEILSDVSEMTKVQTQMSRWEYLVTEMRVIVTYIRLIFLPIGQNLDYDYPVYHSLFTPSVFLSFLFLLAILGLGVYLLLRGMKNNSPSLATHHRLMGFGILWFFITLSVESSIIPIADVIFEHRLYLPLVGVFTGMTTGLLIAAKRLKIETAVILLFVLLTLLFSGLTYARNNQWRDEISLWQDIVEKSPHKARPYNGLGAAYASSGQLDKAIAEYQTALRLKPDF; encoded by the coding sequence TTGCGAAAACGACTTATTCATTTTGTTTTGATAGCAGCCATCGGTTTTCTCGCCTACTCCAATACCTTCCACAGTCCTTTCCAGTTTGACGACAAGCCCCATATTATTAATGAGCCTGTAATTAGGGATATTAAGAACTTCGTTTCAGACAGAAGGGGCCACGACTATAATCCCCGGCGCTTCATCGGTTATCTTTCCTTAGCCATAAACTATCACTTCGGGGGGGTCGACGTTATCGGTTACCATATGGTGAACCTTCTTATTCATATATGCAATGCGCTCCTTCTGTACTTTTTCGTATTACTTACCTTCAGGACAACATCAATGGAGCAACTGGAGGGTTCCCCTTCTCCCGCTCCCTCCTTGATCGCCCTCTTTTCGGCGCTCTTCTTCGTCTCGCATCCACTACAGACCCAGGCGGTGACATATATCATTCAGCGGTTCGCCTCCCTTGCGACGTTTTTTTATCTCCTTTCCATCGTCATGTACATAAAAGGAAGGTTGGCAATGGAGACGCAAGATGGCACCGAGGGGAGATTGTTTTCCGGTTCATGCCTACTTTCTTATCTTATCGCTATTATCTCCGCTGTTTGTGCGATGAAGACGAAGGAGATCGCCTTTACTCTTCCGCTCGTGATAGTTCTCTATGAGCTTATTTTCTTCAGATCCTTAGTGAAGAAAACGGTTCTTTTCCTTCTGCCGGTTCTGATGACCCTGATAATCATTCCCATAAGCGTTCTTCACAGTGATAGACCTCTGGGAGAGATATTATCGGATGTGAGCGAAATGACGAAGGTTCAGACTCAAATGTCACGATGGGAGTATCTCGTGACGGAGATGAGGGTAATCGTCACCTATATACGACTCATCTTTCTGCCAATAGGACAGAATCTTGACTACGATTATCCGGTTTACCATTCTCTTTTCACGCCCTCTGTCTTCCTCTCTTTTCTCTTTCTCCTGGCCATCCTTGGACTAGGGGTATATCTCCTCTTACGAGGGATGAAGAACAATTCTCCCTCACTCGCCACACATCATCGTCTTATGGGTTTCGGGATTCTCTGGTTCTTTATAACATTATCCGTCGAATCAAGTATCATTCCGATTGCGGATGTGATATTTGAGCACCGGCTCTATCTTCCCCTGGTAGGAGTGTTCACCGGAATGACAACAGGGCTATTGATCGCAGCGAAAAGACTGAAGATCGAGACGGCGGTCATTTTGCTGTTCGTCCTCTTAACTCTCCTCTTTTCAGGCCTCACCTACGCTCGGAATAATCAATGGAGGGACGAGATAAGCCTGTGGCAGGATATAGTGGAGAAGAGCCCTCACAAGGCACGTCCTTATAACGGCCTTGGTGCCGCATACGCATCTAGTGGTCAACTCGATAAGGCAATAGCGGAATACCAAACAGCGTTGCGGCTGAAGCCTGATTTCG
- a CDS encoding DUF3617 family protein, producing the protein MSYRIIFVVAIAAGLLSAAVAFGEPNMEEGKWEMTMKTEMPGMPMEMPPTKYTQCLTKKDMVPQKKEKNEDCKMISSKVEGNTVTWVMQCKTKGGTVDSTGKITYKGNSFEGVVKTTMKESGDEQIEVTGRMSGKRIGDCK; encoded by the coding sequence ATGTCTTACAGGATCATATTTGTCGTCGCGATTGCCGCAGGGCTTCTCTCTGCTGCCGTTGCCTTCGGAGAACCGAATATGGAGGAAGGCAAATGGGAGATGACGATGAAGACGGAGATGCCGGGCATGCCGATGGAGATGCCCCCGACGAAGTATACCCAGTGCCTTACGAAGAAGGACATGGTACCGCAGAAGAAAGAAAAGAACGAGGATTGCAAGATGATCAGCAGTAAGGTCGAGGGGAATACGGTCACCTGGGTAATGCAGTGTAAGACAAAGGGCGGCACGGTAGACAGCACCGGAAAGATCACCTATAAGGGGAATAGCTTTGAGGGCGTCGTCAAGACGACGATGAAGGAGTCCGGTGACGAACAGATCGAAGTGACAGGCCGGATGAGCGGAAAGCGCATCGGCGACTGCAAGTGA
- a CDS encoding DUF401 family protein, which translates to MLDILRIILVFAAILLLLRLKWNIGPVMVVASILLFILYLVPLPVVFTTVKTAVADPVTVKLFFALTLIRVLELILREQNVMKMMMEVSQKILKKRRAVIVSMPLLIGLLPSLGGAYFSAPMVEESTRGLAMSPEEKGFINYWFRHPWEFILPLYPGILLASAIANIELRSFILANTPYALLIAGTGFLFSMRGMNDRDGAEGPETGEGGNDAPVFGSGAIWNFLPIVFILVLVMGFHMELHYALGITITVLFFHFRLGAKEIFRVMKYGFTPDVFVLIFGTMLFKFAMESSGAVEHLNRFFTESGIPLLPVLFMLPFVSGLLTGLTVGFVGSTFPLIISLTGGAHLGQLSFAFASGFIGVLLSPVHLCLVLTREYFKADAWGIYRKTLRASGIVMVAALIEYLIL; encoded by the coding sequence ATGCTCGATATTCTCAGGATCATCCTTGTCTTTGCGGCGATACTCCTTCTTCTCAGGCTCAAGTGGAATATCGGCCCAGTCATGGTTGTCGCTTCGATACTGCTCTTTATCCTCTACCTTGTGCCTTTGCCCGTCGTCTTCACCACCGTCAAGACCGCTGTTGCCGACCCTGTCACGGTAAAGCTTTTCTTCGCACTCACGCTGATCAGGGTGCTTGAGCTCATCCTGAGGGAGCAGAACGTTATGAAGATGATGATGGAGGTGTCACAGAAAATATTGAAGAAGAGAAGGGCGGTTATCGTTTCGATGCCGCTCCTGATCGGCCTCCTCCCGTCGCTCGGCGGCGCTTACTTTTCCGCTCCGATGGTCGAGGAATCGACGAGGGGTCTTGCGATGTCGCCCGAGGAGAAGGGCTTCATCAATTACTGGTTCAGGCATCCCTGGGAATTCATACTCCCCCTTTATCCCGGTATCCTCCTCGCCTCTGCGATAGCGAATATCGAACTGAGGAGTTTCATTCTCGCAAACACGCCTTATGCCCTGCTCATTGCGGGGACGGGATTCCTCTTCAGCATGAGAGGCATGAATGACAGGGACGGAGCCGAAGGCCCTGAAACCGGGGAAGGCGGGAATGATGCTCCTGTCTTCGGGTCCGGAGCAATCTGGAATTTTCTGCCGATAGTCTTTATTCTCGTTCTCGTTATGGGTTTCCATATGGAACTGCACTACGCCCTCGGAATAACGATCACGGTACTCTTCTTTCATTTCCGGCTCGGCGCCAAGGAAATATTCAGGGTGATGAAGTACGGTTTTACTCCCGATGTCTTCGTTCTGATCTTCGGCACGATGCTCTTCAAATTCGCTATGGAAAGTTCCGGGGCGGTCGAGCACCTGAACCGTTTCTTCACAGAGAGCGGCATACCGCTTCTCCCCGTGCTCTTCATGCTGCCCTTCGTGAGCGGCCTTCTCACCGGTCTGACGGTCGGCTTTGTGGGGAGCACCTTTCCCCTCATCATAAGCCTGACCGGAGGCGCCCATCTCGGACAACTCTCGTTTGCCTTTGCATCAGGCTTTATCGGCGTGCTCCTATCGCCGGTGCATCTCTGCCTCGTGCTGACGAGGGAATATTTCAAGGCCGATGCCTGGGGCATCTACAGGAAGACACTCCGGGCTTCCGGGATCGTCATGGTCGCAGCCCTGATCGAGTATCTCATTCTGTAG